One stretch of Nicotiana tabacum cultivar K326 chromosome 18, ASM71507v2, whole genome shotgun sequence DNA includes these proteins:
- the LOC107787999 gene encoding F-box/FBD/LRR-repeat protein At1g13570-like has translation MMTDTYKGLEDGRDKLDRLTDLPINVINQIQEYMTVEDATRMSVLSSKWRHVWASNPKLIISVNFCIKRKQLGTIDIINRVLLQHYGPIKTFLLDISMIHPSEHSVIDLWMLYLSKNGLVELTLRCLEYLNTPYKLPSSVYGVELEHLNLSNCIFRPPCSFRGFHKLKSLSLSRVTFQLDVATSFLCVPNLKNLMFEKCIGLTHLNIYAPELLSLKVVRCDIETIKLGPFMDCRKLQCFAVISRDEVPQNGQHEAINLIKLLSSWPELRKLLLDRYFIKFLSSGNVAGLLSTRLNDLHDLAFCDYDFNDKDQVCSLLCILRSSPNLKSLVLVLSHIKKGSGEVDVNHFEGQGCRIGEFNNLQALRICYFHGSRVEVLFVRLLLASAPFLQEIIIEVDKKVSKSEATKIAEELMQFPHTSNVPQVSDK, from the exons ATGATGACAGATACCTATAAAGGACTTGAAGATGGAAGGGACAAACTTGATAGACTTACAGATCTTCCTATTAATGTCATAAATCAGATTCAGGAGTACATGACTGTTGAGGATGCCACAAGAATGAGTGTCTTGTCCAGTAAGTGGAGACATGTTTGGGCTTCAAACCCGAAGCTCATAATTTCTGTGAACTTCTGCATAAAGAGAAAGCAGTTAGGCACAATAGATATCATAAATAGAGTTCTATTGCAGCATTATGGACCAATTAAGACATTTCTCCTTGATATTTCAATGATACATCCTTCTGAGCACTCAGTTATTGATCTATGGATGCTATATTTGTCAAAAAATGGTCTTGTGGAGCTCACCCTTCGGTGTTTAGAATATCTCAATACTCCTTATAAGTTGCCTTCCTCTGTGTACGGTGTAGAACTAGAACATTTGAATCTCTCAAACTGCATTTTCAGGCCGCCTTGCAGTTTTAGAGGTTTCCACAAGCTGAAAAGCCTTTCACTAAGTCGAGTCACCTTTCAGTTAGATGTTGCAACTTCTTTCCTCTGTGTTCCAAACCTTAAGAATCTGATGTTTGAGAAATGTATTGGGCTTACTCACTTAAATATATATGCCCCAGAACTTTTAAGTTTAAAAGTTGTACGCTGTGACATTGAAACGATTAAACTGGGTCCTTTTATGGACTGTCGGAAGCTGCAGTGTTTTGCAGTTATATCACGAGACGAAGTTCCACAGAATGGACAACATGAAGCAATTAACTTGATAAAACTTCTCAGCAGCTGGCCTGAACTTAGAAAACTTCTTCTGGACAGATACTTCATCAAG TTTTTGTCCTCTGGTAATGTAGCAGGGTTGCTCTCAACAAGGCTCAATGACTTGCACGACCTCGCCTTTTGTGATTACGATTTTAATGACAAAGATCAAGTTTGCTCATTGCTATGCATTCTTAGAAGTTCTCCTAATTTGAAGTCGCTTGTACTTGTG TTGAGTCACATAAAGAAAGGCTCTGGGGAAGTGGATGTAAATCATTTTGAAGGACAAGGCTGTAGGATTGGTGAATTCAATAACCTTCAAGCTCTGAGAATATGTTACTTCCATGGTTCAAGAGTGGAAGTGCTGTTTGTAAGGTTATTGCTGGCGTCTGCACCTTTTCTGCAGGAGATAATCATTGAAGTAGATAAAAAGGTTAGTAAAAGCGAGGCCACTAAGATTGCTGAGGAGTTGATGCAGTTTCCTCACACAAGTAATGTACCACAGGTAAGTGATAAATGA